Proteins co-encoded in one Candidatus Hydrogenedentota bacterium genomic window:
- a CDS encoding DUF4091 domain-containing protein codes for MRIRLVIVVTAALCSWSLIAMGADGILSVRTVDPLVKVFRDIEPSGPEHSEEHVARGETATFQTVFKITEPADRFSCAVSPWIHEDGTPLTASSRLRYVGFLNVDRPTQKPSQDQLRKPPADYPDILFEREDIPLSAHLWQPIWITTEVPLDAPAGTYSAVITLQVWQGKDIETVTLPITLIVYPVTLDCTRLWVTNWFGMHARHMDIQPESGSEEYYALLRRYARNMAEHRQNVALISPLSLTVYSLDDQGEIQFDFSDFDRWVSIFIEEGVIGRIEGGHIGGRKGDWNSQFAATIRSVKDGKIVAERVDPNSDEARNFYSRFLPALTAHLKERGWLDCYMQHLADEPTELNMGSYKDLAQLVRDYGPELKTVEANHNKDLVGAIDIWVPQLNYYHDSYDHYLERQAAGDEVWFYTCVFPQGEYANRFIEQPLMKTRLLHWINFVYGATGYLHWGYNRWYAESPYTHATPAHAGPPYLPAGDAWIVYPGHDGPLDSIRWEAMRDGVADHELLCRLAEAAPEKAKELATKHILDFDKYNTDVEAFRATRIELLKALCE; via the coding sequence ATGAGAATTCGTCTCGTAATCGTGGTTACCGCAGCACTGTGTTCTTGGTCTCTTATCGCGATGGGCGCAGACGGCATCCTTAGCGTGCGCACTGTTGATCCTCTTGTTAAAGTGTTTCGCGATATAGAACCCTCGGGCCCGGAACATAGCGAAGAACATGTTGCCCGGGGCGAAACGGCCACCTTTCAGACGGTCTTCAAGATCACGGAACCGGCCGATCGTTTCAGCTGCGCCGTCAGCCCTTGGATTCATGAGGACGGTACGCCTTTAACGGCATCAAGCCGCCTGCGCTATGTCGGTTTTTTGAATGTAGACCGGCCCACCCAAAAGCCTTCGCAAGATCAATTGCGCAAACCGCCGGCAGACTATCCCGACATCCTCTTTGAGCGGGAAGACATTCCCCTAAGCGCCCATCTTTGGCAGCCGATCTGGATCACGACGGAAGTGCCCTTGGATGCGCCGGCAGGCACCTACAGCGCTGTAATCACGCTGCAAGTGTGGCAAGGCAAGGATATTGAAACGGTGACCCTTCCCATCACTCTCATCGTGTATCCCGTGACCTTGGACTGCACGCGCCTGTGGGTGACGAACTGGTTTGGCATGCACGCCCGGCACATGGACATTCAGCCGGAATCAGGTTCGGAAGAATATTATGCCTTGCTCCGGCGCTATGCCCGTAATATGGCGGAACATCGCCAGAATGTGGCGCTCATCTCTCCCCTCTCCCTAACCGTCTACAGTCTTGACGATCAAGGGGAAATACAATTTGATTTCTCCGACTTTGACCGATGGGTTTCGATTTTTATTGAAGAGGGCGTCATCGGCCGCATTGAAGGCGGTCATATCGGCGGCAGAAAAGGAGACTGGAACTCTCAGTTTGCCGCCACTATCCGCAGCGTTAAAGACGGGAAGATTGTGGCAGAACGGGTTGATCCCAATAGCGACGAGGCAAGAAACTTCTACAGCCGCTTTTTACCTGCCCTCACCGCCCACTTGAAAGAACGGGGATGGCTGGACTGTTATATGCAGCATCTCGCCGATGAACCGACGGAACTGAATATGGGCAGTTATAAAGACTTGGCGCAATTGGTGCGCGACTATGGGCCCGAACTAAAAACCGTGGAAGCCAATCACAACAAAGATTTGGTAGGCGCCATTGACATCTGGGTGCCCCAGCTCAACTATTACCATGACAGTTACGACCATTACCTGGAACGACAAGCCGCCGGCGATGAAGTCTGGTTCTATACGTGCGTCTTCCCACAGGGCGAATATGCGAACCGCTTCATTGAGCAGCCCCTCATGAAAACCCGATTACTCCACTGGATCAACTTCGTCTATGGCGCTACGGGCTATCTCCATTGGGGCTACAACCGTTGGTACGCAGAAAGCCCCTATACCCATGCCACGCCCGCCCACGCCGGTCCCCCCTATCTCCCCGCCGGCGATGCTTGGATCGTTTATCCGGGTCATGACGGGCCATTGGATTCCATCCGCTGGGAGGCTATGCGCGACGGCGTGGCCGATCATGAGCTGCTGTGCCGACTGGCGGAAGCGGCGCCTGAGAAAGCAAAAGAATTAGCAACCAAACATATCCTCGACTTTGATAAATACAATACAGATGTGGAAGCTTTCCGCGCCACCCGAATCGAACTGCTGAAAGCGCTATGCGAATAA